The Candidatus Poribacteria bacterium genomic interval GTCGCTACTCCCATGTTTGTGGTCGATGAGAATCTCATCGTCAGGAGCATAAGCGACGTTGCCCTGAAAACCCTGGGATACAATCGAGGTGAGGTCGTCGGCAAAATGACGTGCGCTGAGCTGTGCAGAACTCCCTTGTGTGGTACAGCTAACTGCGCTGTCAAAAGATGCATGCGCACCGGTGAAACCATCATCGGGGAAACCGAGGCTCAAACGCGGGATGGGAGGAGGATTCCCATCGAAGCCTGCTGCAGCGCTATCTTCGACGATAAGGGCAAGCCGATAGGCGGGATGGAGGTGATACTCGATCGCACGGACCAGGAGATCGCCATGGAGGAGATCAACCGGCTGAGCGCTGTAGCGGAAGCTGGACAGCTAGGCGAGCGTGCAGATCCCGAGAAGGCCTCCACGGAGGGTTTCAAGAGGCTCTTCCAGGGCATCAACGATATGCTGGATGCCATATTGGAACCGATCAACGAAGCGGTCGCTGTCATCGATAAACTGGCCGTATTCGACCTGGACGCTCGAGTAGAGGGGGAGTATAAGGGAGATCACGCCAGGCTCAAAAATTCCCTCAACGCGGCGATGGAGAATCTTCAGGAGTTCGTTCAGGAGTCCGTTGGAGTTATGAATAGGCTCGCGGCGTTTGACCTGACCGCTCGAATAGAGGGGGATTACAAGGGAGGACCGGCTCAGATCAAGGATTCCTTCAACGCGGCGATGGAAAATCTGGGGGAGTTCGTACACCAAGTCGCCATAGCGGCCGAGCAGATCGCTTCCGCGGCGGAACAGACCAGTTCCGGCAGTCAATCCCTATCTCAGAATTCCTCCGAGCAGGCGAGCTCCGTAGAGGAGGTAACCAGCAGCCTGCAGGAATTATCCTCCATGGTGGCTCAAAACGCCGATAGCGTTAAAGAAGGCAAAAGCGTGGCTGACACCGCCAATAGTAGCATCAGAAAAGGAATCGAATATATGAACCAACTCACCGATGCTGTGGATAAGATCAAATCCTCATCAGAAAAAACCTCCAAGATCATCAAGACGATAGATGAGATCGCGTTCCAGACCAATCTGTTGGCCTTGAACGCTGCCGTTGAGGCGGCACGGGCTGGAGAAGCAGGCAAGGGATTTGCCGTCGTGGCGGAGGAAGTGAGAAACCTCGCCATGCGAAGTGCTGAGGCCGCTAAGGAAACGGCGTCGCTGATAGAGGAATCAAATAGCAGCGTTGAGTATTGTGCTGATACCAACCAGAAGGTTACCGAGATCTTCGGTGAGATAACCAAAAATGTGGATAAACTGACTCAGATGATGAATGAAATCGCCGCCGCTTCAGAGGAACAAAAGCAGGGTGTTGAGCAGATAAATACGGCAATGGATCAGATAAATCAGGCTGTGCAGCAGAACGCGGCAAATGCCGAAGAATCGGCAAGTTCAGCAGAGGAACTGGCCAGTCAAGCTGAGGAGCTGAGAAGCATGATCGCTAACTTCAAACTGAGCGAGAACGGAAATGGCAAACAGCAGGTGAGTCCGGCAGTGGCAGCCACCAAATATACCAAACATACGATTGAAATCCAACCTAGAAAAAAGGCCATCGAAGTGGAATCTGGCGATGGTGATGGCGATAAACCCAAGTCAGAGCTTAAGCCCCAAGAGATTATCCCGTTTGAGGATGATGATATGGAAACCCTAAGGGATTTCTGAGTGTCTCACCCCCGATGTAACCTCCAACAGGGACGAAGGCCGGATAGGCCTCGTCCCTCGATTTCACCGATAGAGGGATAAACGATGTTCAATCAGGAGTATGATCTAAATCTGAGCGATGAGCACTTCAGAAAGATAAGCCACCTGGCATATCAGCTGACAGGCATCCGGCTACACGATAAAAAGGATCTGGTCAAATCCCGTCTGATGAAAAGAATAAGAGCTCTCGGTTTGAGAGGCTTCTCCGAGTATATGGAGTACCTTGAAAGCGACCTCCTCCAAAGAGAGTTGCCGATCATGCTCGACGTGCTGACCACAAATAAGACGAACTTCTTCCGTGAACCCAAACATTTCGAATTTCTCCGTCAGAGGGTAATACCGGAGATGGAGAAACTCAAGAGAATGCGGATTTGGAGCGCGGGGTGTTCCTCAGGCGAGGAGCCCTTTTCCATCGCCATTACGCTTATAGAGGGTATATCAGACATCAGCAGGTGGGATATCAAAATATTGGCGACGGATATCTCGCTCAGAATGCTAGCCATAGCGCGCGAAGCCTCTTATGAGTTGTTGAAATTGGAGAATATTCCCCATGAGATCATCAGTAAATATTTCTCGCGCTCCAAGGGGGAATCGGGAATTTGCTATAAGGTAAAGGATGAGATCAGATCGATGGTTCGATTCGCGCGGTTGAATCTGATGGAGAGCTGGCCCATGAAAGGGCCCTTTGATGTGATCTTCTGTCGTAACGTCATGATTTATTTCGATGATCCCACACGTGAAAGGCTGGTCAACCGCTTTTGGAGATTGCTGAGACCGGGTGGATATCTCTTCGTGGGTCACTCGGAAAGCTTAACTTCTCTGGAGCATCCATTCCAATACGTTCAACCTGCCGTCTATCGAAAGATATGAGGTGCTGAGTTGAAACATATCGTAGGGGTGGCTGATATGAAGATATCGGATAGGAGAGGTGACATATTGATAACTTATGCCCTTGGAAGCTGCTTAGGGATCGCTATATACGACCCTGAAGCGTGTGTGGGAGGGTTGTTACATGTCATGTTGCCTCTCTCCACCATCGATCCGGAGAAAGCAACTAGAAATCCGTTTATGTTCGTGGATACCGGCGTGCCCAAGCTATTTATAGAATGCTATAAGGCCGGCGCTAAAAAGGAAAGACTGCAGGTTAAGGTAGCAGGAGGGGCCTCCTCCAAAACTGAGGGCGAGGATCTTTTCCAAATCGGGAGAAGGAATTTCATAATACTCAGGAAGCTGTTATGGAGAAACGGTGTGCTGCTCAGCTCCTATGATGTGGGAGGAACCCTCTCTAGAACCATGTCCCTCGAGATAGGAACTGGAAGGGTTACGGTGAAGGCCGATGGCATCACAAGGGTACTGTAAATAGGGGTGTGAGGATGGCTCTTAATATCTTGGTGGTGGATGACAGCTCAGTGATGAGATCTATAATCATAAAAACCTTACATCTTTGTGGCTTGCCGCTGGGTGAAATATATCAAGCTGTTAACGGGTTGGAAGGACTGCAAGCCCTGGAGGAAAATTGGATTGATCTGGCTCTAGTCGATATAAATATGCCTGTTATGGATGGGGAAGAGATGATAGAAAAGATACGTCGGAAACCTGATATAGCAGATCTGCCGATTATCGTCATCTCCACTGAGAGCAGTCGAAAGCGGGTGGAAGCATTAAGGCGAAAATGTGATGGGTTCGTTCATAAACCGTTTACACCCGAGGAACTCAGAAAGGCTATCATGAAAGTTATAGGGGGACTAAATGAAGGAGAAGGTGGAGGATATACTTTACAGGTCAACGGTCCGGATTTTTGAGGACATCGCTTTTATGCTGCCTAGCATGGAGCTTAATGAGCAGCAGATGGGAGCTTCTGTGGAAGTTGCCGTCGCTGTAGATTTCTGCGGGCCGTTCAACGGCAAACTGGTGGTGCGTATCAGCAACAGCCTACTGCCTATCCTCGCCGCTAATATGCTTGGTGAGGGGGAACCGCCGTGTAGGAGCGAGCAGCTGGATGCCTTACGGGAGGTAGCAAATATTATATGCGGCAATTTGCTACCAGCTCTTACGGGAACTAAGGAGGTATTTCGCCTTAGCGCTCCATCCTTGATCTCTTCAAGGGAACCTCTCGATCACCCAAACGATATTCCTGTGGCGGAGGCGAGGATAGGAATAGATGAAGGGAGAGTTGAGGTGGTGCTGTTCATAGAAGATAAGGAGGTAGACCGATGATCCGTGTGCTGGTGGTGGATGACTCAGCGGTCATCCGTAAGATATTAAGCAATGAGCTATCAAGGTATGACGATATCAAGGTGATCGGCACGGCCATCGATCCCTATGTGGCCCGTGATAAAATCGTCAGGTTGCATCCCGACGTCGTTACACTCGATATTGAGATGCCCAGAATGGATGGACTCTCCTTCCTAGCTAAGCTGATGAAATACCATCCCGTTCCCGTTGTGATCGTTAGCTCTCTCGCTCCAAGGAATAGCGAAACCGCTTTAAAAGCCCTTGAACTGGGAGCCATAGATGTCGTAGCAAAACCGGGATCGGTATACTCCGTTCCCGATATCTCCAGGCTGGTCAACGCCATTCGCGCGGCCGCTTCAGCCAAATTACCGAAGCAGATCGCCCAGACATCGAGATATCCCGTGAAGATAGACCTGCCCCGTGAAATTCAGACCACTCATAAGGTGATCGCCATAGGGGCATCAACGGGCGGTACAAAAGCTATAGAGGTGGTGCTCAAGGACTTCCCCCGATCTGCTCCGGGGACGGTGATCGTCCAGCATATGCCCGAGTATTTCACTGCTAGCTTCGCACAAAGGCTCAATCGAATCTGCCAGATAGAGGTGAGGGAAGCCCGTGATGGCGATAGCGTGGTGCCTGGGGTGGCTTTGATAGCTCCAGGGGGTAAACATATGGTTTTGAAACGCAGCGGGGCGAAATACCTGGTTCGAATAAAGGACGGTCCTCCGGTTCATTATCAGAAACCCAGTGTGGAAGTGCTGTTTCAATCCGTCGCTATGAACGCGGGAAGAAATGCCATCGGGGTATTGCTAACAGGGATGGGGGCTGATGGGGCGAAAGGGTTATTGGCGATGCGCCAAAGCGGAGCATATACCATCGCTCAAGATGAGGAGAGCTGTGTCGTGTTTGGCATGCCGAAGGAGGCGATAAAACTCGGCGCCGCCGATGAGATACTGCCGTTACAGAATATCACCCGGAGGATCTTTGAGGTTCTTCTCAACAATCAATCATAACATCGTGGAGAGGTGAAAAGATGAGGGCAGAATATATAAATCCGTTCGTCGCCGCTTTGGAGAACTTCTGCGAGATGATGCTTGGCTGTAAGGTGGAGAGGGGAAAACTAAAGCTGGCAAACTCCGCCTTGGAGATTGAACATCCCGATGTGGATCAGGCTTTCGCGAAGTATGACATCACCGCCTTGATAGGGCTGTCGGGAAAAGCACGGGGAACAGTAGCTCTGTTGTTTCCCGCCAAGACAGCCCTGATGATAACAAGGCGATTTCTGGAAACGGACAAGATATTCAAGATAGATGACACCGTCATAGATGCCGTCGCTGAGATGGTCAATATAGTTGCGGGCAGCGCAAAAAGACAACTATCCGATGAGCTTGGACTGATCAAGCTCAGCTTGCCGACGGTGGTCCGAGGACGGAACTTCGAGATCAAGTATCCAACGGGTTCCGTCTGGCTTCAGATCCCTTTTAACTCAACCTTAGGCCCTTTCTTCATGCAGGTATCATTTGAGAAGATAGATGAATAAGGCTAAAGAAAGGGGTGCTGAGATGAAAATCCTAATCGTTGATGATTCAACGACCATGCGCCGGATAATTAAGAACCTGCTCATCAAGTCAGGATATAGCGATATCCTGGAAGCTGGGGATGGGCGGGAAGCTTTAGAGGTTCTAGAGGGCAACACCGACGTGGGATTGATTCTCACGGATTGGAACATGCCCAGAATGACAGGTATCGATTTTGTCAAGAAAGTGAGAGGAGATGAGCGCTTCGGCAGAGTGCCTATAATTATGGTGACCACCAATACGTCAAAGATGGAGATAATCCAAGCTATCGGAGCAGGGGTTAATAATTATATCGCCAAACCATTTACCCCTGGAACTATCAAGGATAAGATCGAGCAAACTCTGAAGCAGATGGCGAGTTGATGGATCTCCAGCCCTCTCAGATAAAGCTGAGGAGGGCTGGATTAAGAAAAATGGGACGAGGAGGGCGGAATGGGAATGGATATCGAGCGAACATTACCGCGGTCGATCGGAATGATATTTAATGCCATTCATAACGCCTTCGACCTCCAATCGGTGGCCAAAGGTGCTGTTGAGGCGATGATGCATTATAACCACTCACCTTCAGTTGGGATCTTTCTATATGAGGAAGGAACGCCCCACTTAAAGCTCCTGTACGCCGGAATTAACGAGAAAATCTTGCAGATGGAGACCGAATTACCTATGGGGAAAAGCTTAAGTGGATTAGCCGTCAGACAAAGGGAAATCATAAGCTGTGAAGATCTGAGGAGTGATCAACGGATTGACCCAGAGATTCTAAAGGCGCTTCTAAAAGAGGGTTTTATCAGCGCCGTATCGGTCCCATTGCTCTATCGAAACCGAACGGTGGGAGCCATGAGTTTAATCTTTAAGGAGAGATATGTCTTAACGGAAAGCGAGCGGGAGATCCTTCTCACGATCGGTAAAGCGATAGGGCTGGCGCTCGCCAACGCTCAACATACGGTTCGCCTCGAATCAGAGATCAACGAGCGGAAACGGGCGGAAGAGGAAAGGGAAAAGCTACAGAGCCAGCTATTTCAAGCTCAGAAGATGGAAGCGATCGGCAGATTGGTCAGTGCTATAGCCCACGATTTCAACAACATGCTTATCCCGATAATCGGCTATGCCAATGTTCTGCTTAAAAGCTTCCCGGTGGATAGTCAACTCCTGCAACATGCTAGAGCGATCAAAGAAGCGGCAGATCGAGCTGCAACCCTTACAAAACAGCTTCTGGTCTTCAGCCGCGGGCAAAGGTTTAAAATGGGAATATTGAATCCAAATCTGGTGATCCTCGGCATGGAAAACATGCTGAGACGATTAATCGGCGAAGACGTTGAACTGATCCTCTCCCTCGAACCTAATTTAAGGCTGGTGAGAGCTGATAGAGGGCAAATCGAGCAGATCATCATGAACCTAGTTGTAAATGCCAGGGACGCCATGCCTCAGGGAGGGAAAATCGTAATTAAAACCGAAAACGCCGATATCGATGATGAGTATTGCAGACTTCACGCTGAAGCTCGCCCCGGAAAATTCATCCGATTATCAGTTGAAGATACGGGCATCGGAATGGATGAAAAAACGATACATCATATCTTTGAGCCGTTTTTCACCACGAAAACCCAAGGGACCGGACTCGGGTTGTCCATTGTCCATAGGATCGTCAAACAGCATAACGGTTGGATAAACGTCTATAGCGAACCGGGATGGGGTTCGGTGTTTAAAATATACCTACCCACCTTGTCAAGAATGAACATGAAACCTGATGAAGATAAGAAAGAGATATCGTCTGAAA includes:
- a CDS encoding chemotaxis response regulator protein-glutamate methylesterase; the encoded protein is MIRVLVVDDSAVIRKILSNELSRYDDIKVIGTAIDPYVARDKIVRLHPDVVTLDIEMPRMDGLSFLAKLMKYHPVPVVIVSSLAPRNSETALKALELGAIDVVAKPGSVYSVPDISRLVNAIRAAASAKLPKQIAQTSRYPVKIDLPREIQTTHKVIAIGASTGGTKAIEVVLKDFPRSAPGTVIVQHMPEYFTASFAQRLNRICQIEVREARDGDSVVPGVALIAPGGKHMVLKRSGAKYLVRIKDGPPVHYQKPSVEVLFQSVAMNAGRNAIGVLLTGMGADGAKGLLAMRQSGAYTIAQDEESCVVFGMPKEAIKLGAADEILPLQNITRRIFEVLLNNQS
- a CDS encoding protein-glutamate O-methyltransferase; the encoded protein is MFNQEYDLNLSDEHFRKISHLAYQLTGIRLHDKKDLVKSRLMKRIRALGLRGFSEYMEYLESDLLQRELPIMLDVLTTNKTNFFREPKHFEFLRQRVIPEMEKLKRMRIWSAGCSSGEEPFSIAITLIEGISDISRWDIKILATDISLRMLAIAREASYELLKLENIPHEIISKYFSRSKGESGICYKVKDEIRSMVRFARLNLMESWPMKGPFDVIFCRNVMIYFDDPTRERLVNRFWRLLRPGGYLFVGHSESLTSLEHPFQYVQPAVYRKI
- a CDS encoding response regulator, with translation MGMDIERTLPRSIGMIFNAIHNAFDLQSVAKGAVEAMMHYNHSPSVGIFLYEEGTPHLKLLYAGINEKILQMETELPMGKSLSGLAVRQREIISCEDLRSDQRIDPEILKALLKEGFISAVSVPLLYRNRTVGAMSLIFKERYVLTESEREILLTIGKAIGLALANAQHTVRLESEINERKRAEEEREKLQSQLFQAQKMEAIGRLVSAIAHDFNNMLIPIIGYANVLLKSFPVDSQLLQHARAIKEAADRAATLTKQLLVFSRGQRFKMGILNPNLVILGMENMLRRLIGEDVELILSLEPNLRLVRADRGQIEQIIMNLVVNARDAMPQGGKIVIKTENADIDDEYCRLHAEARPGKFIRLSVEDTGIGMDEKTIHHIFEPFFTTKTQGTGLGLSIVHRIVKQHNGWINVYSEPGWGSVFKIYLPTLSRMNMKPDEDKKEISSENLQGNGEKVLVVEDESVVRRFAVDVLRDNGYRTFDAHNTEKALRLFLRRRGDFHLIFSDVILPDGTGLRLVDKLLDYKPGLKVLLSSGYPDERLQWKAITGKNFIFLQKPYTSIELLKAVKEALIDKSGKIKVESSSIAIE
- a CDS encoding chemotaxis protein CheD; its protein translation is MKHIVGVADMKISDRRGDILITYALGSCLGIAIYDPEACVGGLLHVMLPLSTIDPEKATRNPFMFVDTGVPKLFIECYKAGAKKERLQVKVAGGASSKTEGEDLFQIGRRNFIILRKLLWRNGVLLSSYDVGGTLSRTMSLEIGTGRVTVKADGITRVL
- a CDS encoding chemotaxis protein CheX; this encodes MKEKVEDILYRSTVRIFEDIAFMLPSMELNEQQMGASVEVAVAVDFCGPFNGKLVVRISNSLLPILAANMLGEGEPPCRSEQLDALREVANIICGNLLPALTGTKEVFRLSAPSLISSREPLDHPNDIPVAEARIGIDEGRVEVVLFIEDKEVDR
- a CDS encoding chemotaxis protein CheX; this encodes MRAEYINPFVAALENFCEMMLGCKVERGKLKLANSALEIEHPDVDQAFAKYDITALIGLSGKARGTVALLFPAKTALMITRRFLETDKIFKIDDTVIDAVAEMVNIVAGSAKRQLSDELGLIKLSLPTVVRGRNFEIKYPTGSVWLQIPFNSTLGPFFMQVSFEKIDE
- a CDS encoding PAS domain-containing protein, with the protein product VATPMFVVDENLIVRSISDVALKTLGYNRGEVVGKMTCAELCRTPLCGTANCAVKRCMRTGETIIGETEAQTRDGRRIPIEACCSAIFDDKGKPIGGMEVILDRTDQEIAMEEINRLSAVAEAGQLGERADPEKASTEGFKRLFQGINDMLDAILEPINEAVAVIDKLAVFDLDARVEGEYKGDHARLKNSLNAAMENLQEFVQESVGVMNRLAAFDLTARIEGDYKGGPAQIKDSFNAAMENLGEFVHQVAIAAEQIASAAEQTSSGSQSLSQNSSEQASSVEEVTSSLQELSSMVAQNADSVKEGKSVADTANSSIRKGIEYMNQLTDAVDKIKSSSEKTSKIIKTIDEIAFQTNLLALNAAVEAARAGEAGKGFAVVAEEVRNLAMRSAEAAKETASLIEESNSSVEYCADTNQKVTEIFGEITKNVDKLTQMMNEIAAASEEQKQGVEQINTAMDQINQAVQQNAANAEESASSAEELASQAEELRSMIANFKLSENGNGKQQVSPAVAATKYTKHTIEIQPRKKAIEVESGDGDGDKPKSELKPQEIIPFEDDDMETLRDF
- a CDS encoding response regulator; amino-acid sequence: MALNILVVDDSSVMRSIIIKTLHLCGLPLGEIYQAVNGLEGLQALEENWIDLALVDINMPVMDGEEMIEKIRRKPDIADLPIIVISTESSRKRVEALRRKCDGFVHKPFTPEELRKAIMKVIGGLNEGEGGGYTLQVNGPDF
- a CDS encoding response regulator encodes the protein MKILIVDDSTTMRRIIKNLLIKSGYSDILEAGDGREALEVLEGNTDVGLILTDWNMPRMTGIDFVKKVRGDERFGRVPIIMVTTNTSKMEIIQAIGAGVNNYIAKPFTPGTIKDKIEQTLKQMAS